A genomic region of Nitrosomonas ureae contains the following coding sequences:
- the ileS gene encoding isoleucine--tRNA ligase: MIDYKKTLNLLDTPFPMRGNLANREPGMLKAWQEKNLYRKIRSASKGRPKFILHDGPPYANGDIHIGHAVNKILKDIIIKSKTLSGFDAPYIPGWDCHGLPIEHQIEKKHGKHLPADKVRELCRAFAQEQVERQKSDFIRLGVLGDWEHPYLTMNFKTEAGIIRALGKIYQKGYLYQGQKPVNWCIDCGSALAEAEVEYEDKTSPAIDVGFAVSFSSSSLSKIFGVPIPEHAQTYAIIWTTTPWTLPANQAVCVHPEFEYALVQTTKGLLILASELKEVCLGRYDLTGKTLATCKGQALEHVSLQHPFEPRRVKIICGKHVTLEAGTGLVHTAPAHGLDDYFVGQNYNLPSDSPVGGDGQFVAHVPLVGGLSVWKANDILIDTLRTGEHLFCLKKIEHSYPHCWRHKTPIIFRATPQWFIGMNLRNADASSTQDRTLRELALQAVYATKFFPVWGRARLEAMIRNRPDWCVSRQRNWGVPMTFFVHKDTHAPHPRSLELLEQIAQKVEQQGIEAWFALVGTELLGEEAKDYKKLTDTLDVWFDSGTTHDTVVKADAHLTFPVDLYLEGSDQHRGWFQSSLLTGCAIDDRAPYKALLTHGFVVDGNGHKMSKSKGNVIAPQKVMDTSGADILRLWVASTDYSGELSISEEILKRVIESYRRIRNTLRFLLANLMDFDPQTDSIDVADCLEIDRYMLVLTAAFQKDLIQGYERYEFHQVVHKLHNFCSEDLGGFYLDILKDRLYTAAAAGLPRRSAQTALHHITHCLVRLFAPILSFTAEEVWEHLTGDSEDSVLLHHWHNFPVQPDAEHLQLRWARIRTLRSHVLKKLEDSRIQGEIGSSLAATVEIRVCAEDFTLLSSLHHDLRFVLIVSAVNLIQVNDSQQESILVTSSPHTKCERCWHYRPDVGHHADHPTLCERCVSNLYGNGEARNYA; encoded by the coding sequence ATGATTGATTATAAGAAAACCTTAAACTTACTTGATACGCCTTTTCCGATGCGTGGCAATCTTGCCAATCGTGAACCCGGTATGCTGAAAGCCTGGCAAGAAAAGAATCTGTACCGGAAAATTCGTTCTGCCAGCAAGGGGCGCCCAAAGTTCATACTGCACGATGGTCCGCCTTATGCCAATGGTGATATTCATATTGGTCATGCGGTCAATAAAATCCTCAAGGATATCATCATCAAAAGTAAAACCTTGTCCGGCTTTGATGCGCCCTATATTCCCGGCTGGGATTGCCATGGTTTGCCGATCGAACACCAGATCGAGAAAAAACATGGCAAGCATTTGCCAGCCGATAAAGTGCGCGAACTCTGCCGTGCTTTTGCCCAAGAACAGGTGGAGCGTCAGAAAAGCGATTTCATCCGTCTGGGCGTGCTGGGCGATTGGGAACATCCTTACCTTACGATGAATTTCAAAACAGAAGCCGGCATTATTCGTGCTCTGGGAAAAATTTATCAAAAGGGTTATCTGTATCAAGGCCAGAAGCCTGTTAACTGGTGTATCGATTGCGGCTCCGCCCTGGCTGAAGCGGAAGTGGAATATGAAGATAAAACCTCACCCGCCATTGATGTGGGTTTTGCAGTTTCATTCTCGTCTTCGTCACTGAGCAAAATATTTGGCGTCCCTATCCCTGAACATGCCCAAACTTATGCCATCATCTGGACTACCACACCGTGGACATTGCCTGCCAATCAAGCCGTCTGTGTTCATCCCGAATTTGAATATGCGCTGGTGCAAACGACAAAAGGCTTATTGATACTGGCCAGTGAACTGAAGGAGGTTTGTCTCGGGCGTTACGACTTGACCGGTAAAACACTGGCCACCTGCAAAGGCCAGGCACTGGAGCACGTGTCATTGCAGCATCCGTTTGAGCCGCGAAGGGTAAAAATCATATGTGGCAAGCATGTCACGCTGGAAGCCGGTACCGGACTTGTGCATACGGCGCCCGCACACGGTCTGGACGACTATTTCGTCGGGCAAAATTACAACTTGCCAAGTGACAGTCCGGTTGGGGGCGATGGACAATTTGTTGCGCATGTCCCTTTGGTTGGCGGGCTCTCTGTGTGGAAGGCCAACGATATTCTTATCGATACGCTCAGAACCGGTGAGCATCTTTTTTGCCTGAAAAAGATAGAGCATAGCTACCCTCATTGCTGGCGCCATAAAACCCCCATTATTTTCCGTGCCACGCCACAATGGTTTATTGGCATGAATTTGCGCAATGCAGATGCTTCATCCACGCAGGATAGAACACTGCGGGAACTGGCTCTGCAGGCAGTCTATGCTACGAAATTTTTCCCGGTATGGGGGCGGGCCCGTCTGGAAGCAATGATCAGGAATCGTCCGGATTGGTGCGTATCACGTCAACGTAACTGGGGTGTGCCGATGACATTTTTTGTGCATAAGGACACGCATGCGCCGCATCCACGTTCACTGGAGCTGCTCGAACAAATAGCGCAAAAGGTCGAGCAGCAAGGCATCGAAGCCTGGTTTGCGTTGGTGGGCACTGAATTGCTCGGTGAGGAAGCCAAGGATTATAAGAAACTAACCGATACCCTGGATGTTTGGTTTGATTCCGGCACCACGCACGATACTGTTGTTAAAGCAGATGCACATCTTACATTCCCGGTTGATTTATATTTGGAGGGTTCCGATCAGCATCGTGGATGGTTCCAATCTTCTTTGCTGACGGGTTGTGCCATTGATGATCGTGCGCCGTACAAGGCGCTGCTTACGCATGGATTTGTTGTGGATGGAAACGGTCACAAAATGAGCAAATCCAAGGGCAATGTGATAGCACCACAAAAAGTGATGGATACTTCAGGGGCCGATATCCTGCGCTTGTGGGTTGCATCCACCGATTATTCCGGAGAGCTCTCCATTTCCGAAGAAATTCTAAAACGGGTCATTGAGAGTTACCGCCGTATTCGTAATACGCTGCGTTTTTTACTGGCTAATCTGATGGATTTTGATCCACAAACGGATTCGATTGACGTCGCGGATTGCTTGGAAATTGATCGTTATATGCTGGTGTTAACAGCAGCATTCCAGAAAGATTTAATACAGGGCTATGAACGCTATGAATTTCATCAAGTGGTCCATAAGCTACATAATTTCTGCTCTGAAGATTTGGGCGGCTTCTATCTGGATATTCTCAAGGATCGTCTGTATACCGCAGCAGCGGCAGGTTTGCCTCGCCGTTCGGCACAAACTGCGCTGCATCATATTACCCATTGCCTGGTACGTTTGTTTGCGCCGATTCTGAGTTTCACTGCGGAAGAAGTCTGGGAACATCTGACGGGCGATAGCGAAGATAGCGTGCTGTTGCATCATTGGCATAACTTTCCGGTGCAGCCTGATGCCGAACATCTGCAACTGCGTTGGGCGAGAATACGTACCTTGCGCTCACACGTATTGAAAAAACTGGAAGATTCCCGTATTCAGGGAGAAATAGGTTCTTCTTTGGCGGCTACGGTTGAGATTCGTGTCTGCGCCGAGGATTTCACTTTGCTTAGCTCACTACATCACGATTTACGTTTTGTGCTCATTGTCTCTGCAGTCAACCTGATACAGGTCAATGATTCGCAGCAGGAAAGTATTCTTGTGACGTCCAGTCCCCATACAAAGTGCGAACGCTGCTGGCATTATCGTCCGGATGTCGGGCATCACGCGGATCATCCAACTTTATGTGAACGTTGCGTTTCCAATCTTTATGGTAATGGGGAAGCGCGCAATTATGCCTAA
- a CDS encoding bifunctional riboflavin kinase/FAD synthetase has protein sequence MHTWRRTSEYAKTPIALTIGNFDGVHLGHQAMLARLKSAANQLGLPACAMTFEPHPREFFTPHQAPVRLTGLREKMNGLIQTGIDCIVICRFNSDFAKLSPERFITHILNQELHVRWLLVGDDFRFGTRRAGDSATLLALSAENGFTVEVMPSVLVDNQRVSSSAIRQALVAGNLDEAGKLLGRPYNISGRVIDGDKLGRQIGFPTANIQLKHSPPLNGIFVVSVYGANPSSPEIPLPGVASLGIRPTIHDNGKPVLEVHLFDFNDEIYGQRLRVDFLHKLRNEEKYADIGTLVRQIEKDVAQAKEFFMTAPTHFNRVCGAF, from the coding sequence ATGCACACTTGGCGCAGGACATCAGAATACGCTAAGACACCGATTGCGCTTACCATAGGTAATTTTGATGGTGTCCATTTAGGCCATCAGGCTATGCTTGCCCGTTTAAAGAGTGCAGCCAATCAGCTCGGACTTCCGGCTTGCGCGATGACTTTTGAGCCGCATCCGCGTGAATTCTTTACACCCCATCAGGCGCCGGTACGCTTGACCGGTTTACGGGAAAAAATGAATGGCTTAATTCAGACAGGGATCGATTGTATTGTTATCTGTCGTTTTAATTCTGATTTTGCCAAACTCAGTCCGGAACGATTTATCACGCACATTCTGAATCAAGAATTACATGTTCGCTGGCTGCTGGTGGGCGATGATTTTCGTTTTGGAACACGCCGTGCTGGCGATTCTGCTACGCTGCTAGCGCTTTCTGCAGAAAATGGTTTTACTGTGGAAGTCATGCCGAGCGTTCTGGTTGATAATCAGCGTGTTTCCAGTTCCGCGATTCGTCAGGCACTGGTTGCCGGTAATTTGGATGAAGCCGGAAAATTGTTGGGCAGGCCGTATAATATCAGCGGCCGTGTCATAGATGGCGACAAATTAGGCAGGCAAATAGGGTTTCCCACAGCCAATATTCAGTTGAAGCATTCCCCGCCTCTTAATGGCATTTTTGTCGTGTCGGTATATGGTGCCAATCCGTCGTCACCGGAGATTCCACTACCCGGGGTTGCCAGTTTGGGGATACGGCCAACCATTCATGACAATGGCAAGCCTGTATTGGAAGTTCATTTGTTCGACTTTAACGATGAAATTTATGGGCAGCGCTTGCGGGTTGATTTTCTGCACAAATTACGTAACGAAGAAAAATATGCGGATATCGGCACGCTTGTGCGGCAAATTGAAAAAGATGTCGCGCAAGCCAAAGAATTTTTTATGACGGCCCCCACCCATTTTAATCGCGTGTGTGGCGCTTTTTAA
- a CDS encoding calcium-binding protein, which translates to MAVVNGTNFNDNNTVQFNGVFFQLFPQLDGTNGNDTISGFNGTDILRGNNGNDVLDGGAGADNMDGGDHNDVYFVDNLSDVAAEVFNDALGGIDLVNSSVTHTLGFGIEDLNLTGAAIINGTGNENGNKINGNSAANIISGLNGNDRLFGLGGNDTLTGGNGNDNLAGGDGNDILQGGSGNDILRGDNGDDILAGGLGNDTLFAGLGATDHYLFNTTLNSATNVDTIMGFFAPVDTIRLDNDIFTSLGAPGGIAAGNLKIGPGAVATDANDFLIYDTTTGALSYDANGNGAGAAVQFATIAGVAPLSAADFLVVQ; encoded by the coding sequence ATGGCAGTCGTTAACGGTACAAATTTTAATGACAACAACACAGTTCAATTCAATGGTGTTTTTTTTCAATTGTTTCCACAATTAGACGGAACCAATGGCAATGATACGATTTCCGGCTTTAATGGAACCGATATTCTCCGCGGCAACAATGGAAATGATGTATTAGATGGCGGCGCAGGGGCTGATAACATGGATGGAGGTGATCACAACGACGTGTACTTTGTTGATAATCTTAGCGATGTAGCAGCAGAAGTTTTCAATGATGCACTAGGAGGCATCGATTTGGTAAATTCTTCCGTCACACATACTTTGGGGTTTGGTATCGAGGACCTCAATTTGACAGGTGCCGCCATCATTAACGGCACAGGCAATGAAAATGGAAATAAAATCAATGGCAACTCAGCCGCTAACATCATCAGCGGATTAAACGGCAATGATCGCCTTTTTGGCCTGGGTGGCAACGATACTTTAACTGGCGGAAATGGCAACGATAATTTGGCCGGTGGAGACGGCAATGATATTCTGCAAGGCGGATCCGGCAATGATATCTTGCGGGGCGACAATGGTGATGATATTTTAGCTGGCGGACTGGGTAACGATACGCTTTTTGCGGGTCTCGGCGCTACCGATCACTATCTGTTCAATACCACATTGAATAGTGCGACCAACGTGGATACCATCATGGGTTTTTTTGCACCTGTCGACACCATTCGATTGGACAACGATATATTCACCAGCCTTGGCGCACCAGGAGGCATAGCTGCGGGTAATCTCAAGATCGGCCCGGGTGCAGTCGCAACAGATGCTAACGATTTCTTAATTTACGACACCACCACCGGCGCCTTGTCATATGACGCCAACGGCAATGGCGCCGGCGCAGCAGTTCAATTCGCTACCATCGCCGGTGTTGCTCCGTTATCAGCAGCTGATTTCTTGGTTGTCCAATAA
- the ovoA gene encoding 5-histidylcysteine sulfoxide synthase has product MSRPLFPRTPLLDGADISLKREEIRHYFHTTLDRYEQLFETLRNDEAYYKKPITLRHPLIFYLSHTATFFVNKLILAGLIAERIDSRLESIFAVGVDEMSWDDLDSTHYNWPSVEEVRAYRKSMRTLVDELISTMPLTLPISWESDWWPILMGIEHERIHLETSSVLIRQHGLHFVQPHADWQPCRKSGTAPQNELVHVAAGTVTIGKNKTDQQHYGWDNEYGLHTADVPAFQASKFLVSNQEFLPFVEANGYHLENYWQEEGRSWLKFTHAEHPVFWIRKDDSWYLRLMTEEIPMPWDWPVEINYHEAKAFCNWKAAETKQPVRLPTEDEWYRLYDTAQLSEVPRDTKSCGNLHLDYYASSCPVTEFPYGEFFDIIGNVWQWTETPTYPFSGFDVHPLYDDFTTPTFDGQHNLIKGGSWIACGNESLYSARYAFRRHFFQHAGFRYVVSDAPATLPASNYETDKLLSEYAEFHYGDSYFDVPNFSQALAEIALAAMGNKPRCTALDLGCASGRSTFELARGFDHVTGIDFSARFIGQGVQLARQGVLRYTLTEEGDLVSYKERTLSDLGLDHVKDRVEFFQGDACNLKAIFTGYDLILAANLIDRLYDPHKLLRDIHTRINTGGLLMIASPYTWLTEHTKKESWVGGFKRDGENFTTLDGLKEILGKNFRLIQGPQSVPFVIRETKRKFQHTLSEVTIWEKIS; this is encoded by the coding sequence ATGTCACGACCCTTATTCCCAAGAACACCGCTGCTCGATGGCGCCGATATCAGTCTAAAACGTGAGGAAATACGTCATTATTTTCACACCACGCTGGATCGCTATGAGCAACTATTCGAAACGCTGCGTAATGACGAGGCATATTATAAGAAACCGATTACACTGCGACATCCCTTGATTTTTTATCTGAGCCATACTGCAACCTTTTTTGTTAACAAGCTGATTCTTGCCGGACTGATCGCCGAACGTATCGATTCCCGCCTGGAATCGATTTTTGCCGTGGGCGTCGATGAAATGAGCTGGGACGATCTGGACAGCACACATTACAATTGGCCCAGTGTCGAAGAAGTGCGCGCTTATCGAAAATCCATGCGCACTTTGGTCGATGAATTGATCAGCACCATGCCGCTGACTTTGCCCATTTCCTGGGAAAGCGACTGGTGGCCGATTCTGATGGGTATTGAACACGAACGTATCCATCTGGAAACTTCTTCGGTACTGATCCGCCAGCACGGGTTACATTTTGTGCAACCGCATGCGGATTGGCAACCCTGCCGCAAATCCGGCACCGCGCCGCAAAATGAATTGGTTCACGTTGCTGCCGGCACCGTAACAATCGGAAAAAATAAAACCGATCAACAACATTACGGCTGGGATAATGAATACGGCTTACATACAGCGGATGTCCCAGCATTTCAAGCGAGCAAGTTTCTGGTCAGCAACCAGGAATTCTTACCTTTTGTTGAAGCCAATGGTTATCATCTTGAAAATTATTGGCAGGAAGAAGGCCGCTCCTGGTTAAAATTCACGCATGCAGAACACCCGGTATTCTGGATCAGAAAAGACGATTCATGGTACTTGCGCCTGATGACCGAAGAAATTCCGATGCCCTGGGATTGGCCGGTTGAAATCAATTATCACGAAGCAAAGGCATTTTGCAACTGGAAAGCCGCTGAGACCAAACAGCCGGTGCGGCTGCCCACTGAAGATGAATGGTATCGGCTCTATGATACTGCACAATTATCCGAAGTACCGAGAGATACGAAATCCTGCGGCAATCTGCATTTGGATTATTATGCATCGAGTTGTCCGGTCACTGAATTTCCTTATGGCGAATTTTTCGATATCATTGGAAACGTCTGGCAGTGGACAGAAACGCCTACTTATCCTTTTTCCGGCTTTGACGTCCATCCGTTATATGACGACTTCACCACACCGACATTTGACGGTCAGCATAACTTGATCAAGGGCGGTTCGTGGATTGCCTGCGGTAACGAATCGCTGTACAGCGCACGTTATGCCTTCCGCCGCCATTTCTTCCAGCATGCGGGCTTCCGTTATGTAGTGTCGGATGCGCCAGCAACACTGCCGGCTTCCAATTACGAGACCGACAAACTGCTGTCGGAGTATGCAGAATTTCATTATGGCGACAGCTACTTCGATGTACCCAATTTCTCCCAAGCACTAGCCGAAATTGCGCTCGCAGCCATGGGAAACAAGCCCAGGTGCACCGCGCTGGATTTGGGCTGTGCATCCGGCCGCTCCACCTTTGAGTTAGCACGCGGTTTTGATCATGTCACCGGCATCGATTTCTCCGCGCGATTCATCGGCCAAGGCGTACAACTCGCGCGACAAGGTGTACTGCGTTACACCTTAACCGAAGAAGGCGATCTGGTTTCTTATAAGGAACGCACGCTATCCGATCTCGGGCTGGATCACGTCAAAGATCGCGTTGAATTTTTTCAGGGCGATGCCTGCAATTTGAAAGCGATTTTTACCGGATATGACTTAATACTCGCTGCCAACCTGATCGACCGCCTGTATGATCCACATAAGCTGCTCCGCGACATTCATACGCGCATTAACACCGGTGGTTTGTTGATGATTGCGTCGCCCTACACGTGGCTGACCGAACATACCAAGAAAGAATCCTGGGTGGGCGGCTTTAAGCGCGATGGCGAGAATTTCACCACATTGGATGGTTTGAAAGAAATTCTCGGCAAAAACTTCCGCCTGATACAAGGCCCTCAGTCCGTGCCCTTTGTCATTCGTGAAACCAAGCGCAAATTCCAGCACACCTTGTCGGAAGTCACTATCTGGGAGAAAATTTCTTGA
- a CDS encoding MalY/PatB family protein translates to MNRGFDFDHEINRTATHSVKYDGLQAMFGNSEVIPAWVADMDFAAPPAVTQALITRASHPIYGYTLFPDSLYDALIHWMQRRHGWSIEREWIIPCPGVVPSINAAIMAFTQPGESVIVQPPVYFPFFSAVTQTERVLIQNPLILHNGRYTIDFDHLENCAREAKLLLLCSPHNPVGRVWQPDELAQLLQIAERQDLIIFSDEIHADLVYPGNQHHVLAAIAENDTEIITAVAPSKTFNIPGLNLSALIIPDASIRSAITQTFNTFHVSASNPFSIAAFEAAYCEGEEWLEALLIYLRDTRDCVTTFLTEQLPKIKVIEAEGTYLLWLDCRAMNMTDVQLKHFFIHAAGVGMNPGIQFGKEGSGFMRLNIGAPRKTILSIMQRIKHAWHTEGHL, encoded by the coding sequence TTGAATCGTGGTTTTGACTTTGACCATGAGATCAACCGCACAGCAACTCACAGCGTCAAGTATGACGGGCTGCAAGCGATGTTTGGCAACAGCGAGGTCATCCCTGCGTGGGTGGCGGACATGGATTTCGCCGCTCCACCTGCAGTCACCCAGGCACTGATAACGCGTGCCAGTCACCCGATTTACGGCTATACGCTTTTCCCTGACAGTTTATACGATGCTCTGATTCACTGGATGCAGCGGCGGCATGGCTGGAGCATCGAGCGCGAGTGGATTATTCCGTGCCCCGGCGTGGTGCCATCGATCAATGCCGCCATAATGGCGTTCACCCAGCCCGGTGAATCGGTCATTGTTCAACCCCCGGTATATTTTCCTTTTTTCTCGGCTGTTACACAAACCGAACGGGTGCTGATTCAAAATCCACTCATTCTGCACAATGGCCGCTACACCATCGATTTTGATCACCTGGAAAACTGTGCCCGGGAAGCAAAACTGCTGTTGTTATGCTCGCCCCATAACCCGGTGGGCCGGGTCTGGCAACCCGATGAGCTGGCACAGCTGTTACAAATTGCCGAAAGACAAGACTTAATCATTTTTTCTGACGAAATTCACGCTGATCTGGTTTACCCGGGCAATCAACACCATGTTCTCGCCGCAATTGCAGAAAATGACACTGAAATCATTACGGCAGTAGCGCCCAGCAAAACCTTCAATATTCCCGGATTAAACCTGTCGGCATTGATTATTCCCGACGCATCCATCCGCAGTGCCATCACACAGACATTCAACACCTTTCACGTCAGTGCATCCAATCCCTTCAGTATCGCTGCGTTTGAGGCCGCCTACTGCGAAGGCGAAGAATGGCTAGAAGCGCTATTGATTTATTTGCGTGACACGCGCGATTGCGTTACAACCTTCTTAACCGAGCAACTACCAAAAATCAAGGTAATCGAAGCCGAAGGCACTTACTTGTTGTGGCTGGATTGCCGCGCAATGAACATGACCGATGTACAGCTAAAGCATTTTTTTATCCATGCAGCAGGCGTCGGAATGAACCCCGGTATACAATTCGGCAAGGAAGGCAGCGGGTTTATGCGGCTGAATATTGGTGCGCCGAGAAAAACGATTCTATCGATTATGCAAAGAATTAAGCACGCCTGGCATACTGAAGGTCACCTTTGA